From Coffea arabica cultivar ET-39 chromosome 2e, Coffea Arabica ET-39 HiFi, whole genome shotgun sequence, the proteins below share one genomic window:
- the LOC140037236 gene encoding type III polyketide synthase A-like, translating to MSKEILDQYPELTTEGSPTIKQRLEIANPAVVEMAKEASLACIKEWGRPADDITHVVYVSSSEIRLPGGDLYLATELGLRSDVGRVMLYFLGCYGGVTGLRVAKDIAENNPGSRVLLATSETTILGFRPPSKARPYDLVGAALFGDGAAAVIIGADPIIGTESPFMELNYAVQQFLPGTNNVIDGRLSEEGINFRLGRDLPQKIEDNIEAFCKKLMAKAGLGDFNDLFWAVHPGGPAILNRLESTLKLKPGKLECSRRTLMDFGNVSSNTILYVMEYMREELQKEGGEEWGLALAFGPGITFEGILVRSL from the coding sequence ATGTCAAAGGAGATCCTTGACCAATACCCTGAACTAACAACTGAAGGCTCACCAACCATCAAACAAAGGCTTGAAATTGCAAATCCAGCAGTTGTAGAGATGGCAAAGGAAGCAAGTTTGGCTTGCATCAAGGAATGGGGAAGGCCTGCTGATGATATCACCCATGTTGTTTATGTTTCCTCAAGTGAGATAAGATTGCCTGGAGGAGATCTTTACCTTGCTACTGAACTTGGCTTAAGGAGTGATGTTGGTCGCGTAATGCTGTACTTTCTGGGCTGTTATGGGGGTGTTACTGGTCTCAGGGTTGCCAAGGACATTGCTGAAAACAATCCAGGAAGCAGAGTTCTCCTGGCTACTTCTGAGACTACCATACTTGGCTTCCGTCCTCCAAGCAAGGCGCGCCCTTATGATCTGGTTGGTGCTGCACTTTTTGGTGATGGAGCCGCTGCAGTGATCATTGGGGCTGATCCCATAATTGGAACAGAATCTCCATTCATGGAATTAAACTATGCAGTTCAGCAATTCTTGCCAGGGACCAACAACGTCATTGATGGCCGGCTTTCTGAAGAGGGCATAAATTTCAGGCTTGGTAGAGACCTTCCTCAAAAGATTGAGGACAACATTGAGGCATTCTGCAAAAAGCTCATGGCCAAAGCTGGTTTGGGAGACTTCAATGACTTGTTTTGGGCTGTCCACCCTGGCGGACCGGCTATCCTTAACCGATTAGAAAGCACCCTCAAGTTGAAGCCTGGAAAGCTGGAATGCAGCAGGAGGACGCTGATGGACTTTGGGAATGTTAGCAGCAACACTATATTGTATGTGATGGAGTACATGAGGGAAGAGTTGCAGAAGGAGGGTGGTGAAGAATGGGGACTTGCTTTAGCATTTGGTCCAGGCATAACCTTTGAAGGCATCCTCGTTCGAAGCCTCTAA
- the LOC113731735 gene encoding probable 2-oxoglutarate-dependent dioxygenase AOP1 — MGSASNIRLPVINLTEEILRSGKDSWTEARNTVTRAFEEYGCFIAVHDKYPSEVSDSIFSELQDLFNLPLEIKVQNTSQTPLFGYYGPNPYLPLYESTSIEDAINLEAVQKFTNQMWPSKNNHFCELLHCYANQVAELDKMVSKLVFESYDVEKYHESHVGSVTYFLRFTKYRVPEQNETKLGATPHTDKNFITILQQNEVDGLEVQLKNGSWIPVDFPPSSVVIMAGDAFSAWSNGRVHPPFHRVTMKGKGRGRYSIAQFSYCKKLVEAPTELVDDEHPLLYKPFDSLGFLRFTSTDEGRKTQNPLKAYCGI, encoded by the exons ATGGGTTCCGCGTCAAATATCAGGCTTCCGGTCATAAATTTAACGGAGGAAATCCTACGATCTGGAAAAGATTCTTGGACTGAAGCGCGAAACACAGTCACACGGGCATTTGAAGAGTATGGCTGTTTCATAGCTGTTCATGATAAGTATCCTTCAGAGGTTAGTGATTCCATATTCTCTGAGCTGCAAGATTTGTTTAACCTCCCGTTGGAGATTAAAGTCCAAAACACTTCTCAAACTCCCCTCTTTGGTTATTATGGGCCAAATCCCTACCTGCCCCTCTACGAAAGCACGAGCATTGAAGATGCAATAAATCTCGAAGCAGTCCAGAAGTTCACAAATCAGATGTGGCCCTCCAAAAATAACCATTTCTG TGAACTGTTGCACTGCTATGCAAATCAAGTAGCAGAATTAGATAAAATGGTGAGCAAATTGGTGTTTGAAAGTTATGATGTGGAGAAGTACCACGAATCTCATGTGGGATCAGTGACTTATTTTCTTAGATTCACAAAGTACAGAGTACCCGAACAGAATGAGACGAAACTCGGTGCTACTCCTCATACTGACAAGAACTTCATAACCATACTTCAACAGAATGAAGTTGATGGTTTAGAAGTTCAGTTGAAGAATGGAAGCTGGATTCCTGTTGACTTTCCTCCTTCCTCCGTAGTAATCATGGCTGGAGATGCATTCTCG GCGTGGAGCAACGGCAGAGTGCATCCCCCATTTCATAGAGTAACTATGAAGGGAAAAGGAAGAGGAAGGTATTCGATTGCACAATTTTCCTATTGCAAGAAATTGGTAGAGGCACCAACAGAGCTGGTTGACGATGAACACCCCTTATTATATAAGCCATTCGACAGTCTTGGTTTTCTACGATTCACAAGCACAGATGAGGGTCGGAAAACCCAAAATCCACTGAAGGCCTATTGTGGCATCTAA